The Paramisgurnus dabryanus chromosome 3, PD_genome_1.1, whole genome shotgun sequence genome includes a window with the following:
- the crebbpb gene encoding CREB binding protein b isoform X1 yields the protein MADNLLDMGPPNAKRPKLNSPALPSSDPSDFVSLFELENDLPDELIPNGDLGLMSMPSNGDGGVGSRMGGNVPDAAAKHKQLSQLLQAGNGPGLGGNLSSVSPQPGMGGQMGALGKSPMGQGSPSHQTQPPKPVGTPTGQGNNNQGMGLNTGFNQALMNNNNQAHGLMGQNMSQQGQMMNGVMGPAGRGRAAPGMQYQGQTMQGAPAGAGQGGSVLAETLTQGAPQMGAHNSINAQQAGNMNKMGLANANGSFGQQYGQGSVQQMTSGGLNAQLQNKAVLSNSLQSTLKGASSVPNLLQQQVPTVGMVPGQGGPTADPEKRKLIQQQLVLLLHAHKCQRRDQANGDVHTCALPHCRTMKNVLNHMTHCQAGKSCQVAHCASSRQIISHWKNCTRHDCPVCLPLKNASDKRNQQPMLSSPNAGMQASLGPVGTSQPATPAISSGTHIDPSSMQRAYAALGLPYGNQPATQVGGQQSTQTQQMRNMNLGPNQMNMGGNGLADQTTLHTDSSLPPSLSSNQMMSDGSSMGGAGNLPTAAPLSMPGMKKPWHEHVTQDLRNHLVHKLVQAIFPTPDPAALKDRRMDNLVAYARKVEGDMYESANSRDEYYHFLAEKIYKIQKELEEKRKSRLSKPPMGAQVPQQPGLPQPNAMGPTQAIRPPNGPVPMPNVPNHLMARMQGPQGMGQFNPVSMQNVQMSQSQGAAPRAVSPMTHPGQMGMGSVPSMGMSPSRMQQTPGMMGGHPNNMVAQTPSQNQFMNQTSFSASSTGMNVNVNQAQQSGQSAVQQNSNLSLNAVGSLGPQSTLRSTPPPPSTPAAAANLQLLQTQPSTPASAGGQSTPTHIPSGLPRPPSVLGSSPAPSHPLTPLQSQPEPSLQMQQPSSVQPQQPSTPLSQMAASVDNRVPTPASVAESHSQQALPDYPAAEPKSEHQEDQQEFESGKKQIEVKTEDEDVKPPQVKEQPETVELKPEPMEADEKKPELKTEPKEEEVSSANSTTPSGQASQSRKKIFKPEELRQALMPTLEALYRQDPESLPFRQPVDPNLLGIPDYFDIVKNPIDLSTIKRKLDTGQYQEPWQYVDDIWLMFNNAWLYNRKTSRVYKYCSKLAEVFEQEIDPVMQGLGYCCGRKYEFSPQTLCCYGKQLCTISRDGTYYSYQNRYHFCEKCFNEIQGDSVTLGDDPAQPQTMISKEQFEKKKNDMLDPEPFVECKDCGRKMHQICVLHYDVIWPTGFICDNCLKKSGKTRKDNKFSAKRLQTTRLGSYIEDRVNKYLKRQSHPEAGEVFVRVVASSDKTVEVKPGMKSRFVDSGEMSETFPYRTKALFAFEEIDGVDVCFFGMHVQEYGSDCPFPNTRRVYISYLDSIHFFKPRMLRTAVYHEILIGYLEYVRKLGYTTGHIWACPPSEGDDYIFHCHPPDQKIPKPKRLQEWYRKMLDKAFAERIINDYKDIFKQATEDRLTSANELPYFEGDFWPNVLEESIKELEQEEEERKKEENTASTETTEGTQADSKNAKKKNNKKTNKNKSSMSRANKKKPGMPNVANDLSQKLYATMEKHKEVFFVIHFHAGPVVNTLPPIMDPDPLLNCDLMDGRDAFLTLARDKHWEFSSLRRCKWSSMCMLVELHNQGQDRFVYTCNECKHHVETRWHCTVCEDFDLCINCYNSKGHEHQMVKWGLGLDDDSNNQGGEANKSPQESRRLSIQRCIQSLVHACQCRNANCSLPSCQKMKRVVQHTKGCKRKTNGGCPVCKQLIALCCYHAKHCQENKCPVPFCLNIKHKLRQQQMQQRLQQAQMMRRRMALMQGRGMPQSLPSPTTSAGPGTPNSQQLQQPNTPQAPQTLPSQPQQQQQPPHQNVAGMVQAFPNQPPTPGSQGKPGPQSSPLPQQQSPLPMPPQQQPQPSPQQQAAMKVAKQIQMMTKNKQLQQPQQPDYRMNMNGMPMNQQPRMMPNMQMMGPRGPQMVQNMQPGQWAPGMPVPMQNPQAPPPQQVPPQQMAMAQQQQPQVTQTPQQAQLMQRAMMQQPQRQMQGVMPPQQAPPQAPQQQGMQQRGLTSSIAPGALQDLLRTLKSPSSPQQQQQVLNILKSNPHLMAAFIKQRTAKYQSSQPQQAQQQQQNPQAMLAGQPGMPNMAAMQAGGVPRPVMPPQQPQQAATQAMAGLGPQAQMMNAANGNQQMFRRQVMRQMPPGPQRFPQPGPASYSQIRMQQQMNMQGGAGPMGQMPPMAQMGQSGMSIEAQQNLLHQRLVQQQQLQQQQQQQQQQQMMKQQMGSPAQATSMSPQPHMLAGQQQAMANTLGNQVRSPAPSPRPPSQQQPHSSPSPRMQPQPSPQHAALHSNSSHPSLAGPMPGPMDQAHLCTPEQSAMLPQLNASNSGGLTNDLSMVGDTTGDMLENFVKNL from the exons ACTTTGTGTCCCTGTTTGAATTGGAAAATGATCTTCCAGATGAGCTGATACCCAACGGAGACCTGGGGCTGATGTCCATGCCCTCTAATGGGGATGGAGGGGTGGGAAGCCGGATGGGTGGCAACGTCCCAGATGCTGCTGCCAAGCATAAGCAGCTGTCCCAGCTCCTGCAGGCAGGGAATGGCCCCGGTCTGGGAGGAAACCTCAGCTCCGTCAGCCCTCAGCCTGGAATGGGTGGCCAAATGGGTGCCTTGGGTAAAAGCCCCATGGGCCAGGGTTCACCCAGTCATCAGACCCAGCCTCCAAAGCCTGTCGGCACCCCGACTGGTCAGGGAAACAATAATCAAGGCATGGGTCTCAATACTGGCTTTAACCAGGCTTTGATGAACAATAACAACCAGGCTCATGGACTCATGGGGCAGAACATGTCCCAGCAAGGGCAAATGATGAATGGCGTCATGGGGCCGGCTGGAAGAGGCAGGGCAGCTCCAGGGATGCAGTACCAGGGTCAGACCATGCAAGGGGCACCAGCCGGTGCTGGGCAAGGGGGCAGTGTACTGGCAGAGACGCTTACCCAGGGTGCACCGCAAATGGGGGCACATAACTCCATTAACGCCCAGCAAGCAGGAAACATGAACAAG ATGGGTCTTGCGAATGCAAACGGCTCATTCGGGCAGCAGTACGGGCAGGGTTCGGTGCAGCAGATGACCAGCGGTGGACTAAACGCGCAGCTCCAGAACAAAGCGGTTCTCTCCAACAGCCTCCAGTCCACCCTGAAGGGTGCTTCCAGCGTGCCAAATCTG TTGCAGCAGCAGGTGCCCACTGTGGGCATGGTCCCGGGACAGGGGGGTCCCACAGCCGACCCAGAGAAGCGCAAGCTGATCCAGCAGCAGCTGGTCCTGCTGCTTCACGCCCACAAGTGCCAGCGGCGCGACCAGGCTAACGGCGATGTGCACACGTGTGCGTTGCCCCACTGTCGCACCATGAAGAACGTACTTAACCACATGACCCACTGCCAGGCAGGCAAATCTTGCCAAG TGGCTCACTGCGCCTCGTCTAGACAGATAATCTCGCACTGGAAAAACTGCACCCGACATGACTGCCCGGTCTGTTTGCCCCTCAAGAACGCCAGTGACAAGAGAAACCAGCAAC CGATGTTGAGCTCCCCCAACGCTGGCATGCAGGCTTCTCTAGGCCCCGTGGGCACCAGTCAGCCCGCTACACCGGCCATAAGCAGCGGCACACACATAGACCCCAGCTCCATGCAGAGGGCCTACGCAGCACTGGGCCTCCCTTATGGGAACCAGCCGGCTACACAGGTCGGAGGGCAGCAGTCAACGCAGACCCAGCAGATGCGCAACATGAATTTAG GCCCTAACCAGATGAACATGGGCGGAAACGGTTTGGCTGATCAGACGACCCTTCACACTGATTCCTCTCTCCCTCCATCCCTCAGCAGCAA TCAAATGATGTCCGATGGGTCGAGCATGGGCGGCGCGGGAAACCTTCCCACCGCGGCACCGCTCTCCATGCCTGGCATGAAGAAGCCATGGCACGAGCACGTCACTCAGGACCTGAGGAACCACTTAGTCCACAAGCT AGTTCAAGCCATATTCCCCACACCAGACCCTGCAGCACTGAAAGACAGACGCATGGATAACTTAGTCGCTTACGCTCGTAAGGTTGAAGGGGACATGTATGAGTCTGCCAACAGCAGG GACGAGTATTACCACTTCCTGGCTGAGAAGATCTACAAGATCCAGAAGGAGCTGGAAGAGAAGAGGAAGTCCAGGCTGTCAAAGCCACCCATGGGTGCTCAGGTTCCACAGCAGCCCGGCCTTCCACAGCCCAACGCTATGGGACCCACACAAGCCATCCGGCCACCAA ATGGACCCGTCCCTATGCCCAATGTGCCAAATCATTTGATGGCCCGCATGCAAGGCCCTCAAG GGATGGGACAGTTTAATCCTGTGTCGATGCAGAACGTACAGATGTCCCAGTCCCAAGGGGCAGCTCCACGGGCTGTGTCTCCCATGACCCACCCTGGTCAGATGGGCATGGGCTCTGTCCCATCG ATGGGTATGTCACCCTCCAGGATGCAACAGACACCAGGCATGATGGGAGGCCACCCAAACAACATGGTGGCCCAAACACCCAGTCAAAACCAGTTTATGAACCAGACGTCATTCTCGGCCTCATCCACAGGCATGAATGTGAATGTAAACCAGGCCCAGCAATCAGGACAGTCTGCCGTACAG CAGAACTCTAACCTGTCCCTGAATGCCGTGGGCTCCCTGGGCCCCCAGTCCACTCTGCGCTCCACCCCTCCTCCGCCCTCCACCCCTGCAGCCGCTGCTAACCTACAGCTGCTCCAGACCCAGCCTTCCACGCCGGCCTCAGCTGGGGGCCAATCCACGCCCACCCACATCCCCAGTGGTTTGCCCCGCCCTCCCTCTGTCCTGGGCTCCTCCCCTGCCCCTTCCCACCCGCTCACGCCCCTGCAGTCCCAGCCTGAGCCCTCCCTGCAGATGCAGCAGCCCAGTTCTGTGCAACCACAGCAGCCCAGCACTCCG CTCTCTCAGATGGCCGCTAGCGTTGATAACAGAGTACCCACGCCTGCGTCAGTGGCGGAGAGTCACTCCCAGCAGGCTTTACCTGACTACCCTGCTGCTGAACCCAAATCTGAGCATCAGGAGGACCAGCAGGAATTTGAGTCCGGAAAGAAGCAGATTGAGGTCAAGACGGAG GATGAAGACGTCAAACCTCCTCAAGTGAAGGAACAGCCAGAGACTGTTGAACTTAAACCGGAACCGATGGAGGCGGACGAGAAGAAACCTGAGTTAAAGACCGAGCCCAAAGAAGAGGAGGTGTCCAGCGCCAACAGCACCACACCCTCTGGCCAAGCCAGCCAATCACGGAAGAAAA TTTTTAAACCAGAGGAGCTAAGACAGGCCTTGATGCCCACTTTAGAAGCGCTGTATCGGCAAGACCCAGAGTCCTTGCCCTTTCGCCAGCCTGTGGATCCCAATCTACTGGGCATCCCG GACTACTTTGACATCGTGAAAAACCCTATTGACCTTTCCACCATCAAGAGGAAGCTGGACACTGGCCAGTACCAAGAACCCTGGCAATACGTGGATGATATTTGGCTCATGTTCAACAACGCCTGGCTTTACAACCGCAAGACGTCCCGCGTCTATAAGTACTGCTCGAAGCTGGCCGAGGTCTTTGAGCAGGAGATCGACCCCGTCATGCAAGGTTTGGGGTACTGCTGCGGACGCAAG TACGAGTTTTCACCTCAGACGCTGTGCTGCTATGGTAAACAGCTCTGCACCATATCCAGAGATGGCACATACTACAGCTACCAAAACAG GTATCACTTCTGCGAGAAGTGCTTCAACGAGATCCAGGGCGACAGCGTCACCCTGGGAGATGATCCAGCACAGCCCCAGAC GATGATATCCAAGGAGCAGTTCGAGAAGAAGAAAAATGACATGTTGGACCCTGAACC CTTCGTTGAATGTAAAGACTGCGGCAGGAAGATGCATCAGATCTGCGTCCTGCATTATGATGTCATCTGGCCAACAGG TTTCATCTGTGACAACTGTCTGAAGAAGTCAGGAAAAACGAGAAAAGACAACAAGTTTTCTGCTAAGA GGTTGCAAACCACACGGTTGGGCTCGTACATTGAAGACCGAGTAAATAAGTACTTGAAAAGACAGAGTCACCCTGAGGCCGGAGAGGTGTTTGTGAGGGTGGTGGCCAGCTCTGATAAGACCGTAGAGGTCAAACCCGGGATGAAATCCAG GTTTGTCGACTCGGGGGAGATGTCAGAAACCTTTCCCTACAGAACCAAAGCACTTTTTGCATTCGAGGAGATTGATGGAGTGGATGTGTGTTTCTTTGGCATGCATGTCCAGGAGTATGGATCCGACTGTCCTTTTCCCAACACCAG ACGGGTATACATATCATATCTCGACAGTATTCACTTCTTTAAGCCTCGGATGCTAAGAACTGCAGTTTACCATGAAATTCTCATCGGTTACCTGGAGTATGTTAGGAAACTTGG GTATACGACTGGCCACATCTGGGCCTGCCCACCAAGTGAAGGTGACGACTACATCTTCCACTGTCACCCTCCTGATCAGAAAATTCCCAAGCCCAAGAGACTTCAGGAATGGTACCGCAAAATGCTGGACAAGGCTTTTGCGGAAAGAATCATTAATGACTACAAG GACATATTCAAGCAGGCCACAGAAGACCGGTTGACAAGTGCCAATGAACTGCCCTATTTCGAAGGAGATTTTTGGCCTAATGTTCTCGAAGAGAGCATCAAGGAGCTGGAACAAGAGGAGGAGGAGAGGAAGAAGGAGGAGAATACAGCATCCACTGAGACGACAGAG GGAACTCAAGCCGACAGCAAGAACGCCAAAAAGAAGAACAATAAAAAGACCAACAAGAACAAGAGCAGCATGAGCCGCGCCAACAAAAAGAAGCCTGGGATGCCGAATGTAGCTAATGATTTGTCCCAGAAGCTTTATGCAACAATGGAGAAGCACAAAGAG GTCTTCTTCGTGATCCACTTCCATGCTGGTCCAGTGGTCAACACTCTGCCTCCAATAATGGACCCTGACCCGCTTCTGAACTGCGATCTGATGGATGGCCGTGATGCATTTCTGACGTTGGCCAGGGACAAGCACTGGGAGTTCAGTTCTTTACGTCGTTGCAAATGGAGCAGTATGTGCATGTTGGTGGAGCTACACAATCAGGGCCAAGACCGATTTGTGTACACATGCAACGAGTGCAAGCACCACGTAGAGACACGCTGGCACTGCACCGTTTGCGAG GACTTTGATCTATGCATTAACTGCTACAATTCCAAGGGCCATGAGCACCAAATGGTAAAGTGGGGTTTGGGCCTGGACGACGACAGCAACAACCAGGGCGGCGAGGCCAACAAGAGCCCACAGGAGAGTCGACGCCTCAGCATCCAACGCTGCATCCAGTCGCTGGTGCACGCCTGTCAGTGCCGCAATGCCAACTGCTCTCTGCCGTCTTGTCAGAAGATGAAGAGGGTGGTGCAGCACACCAAGGGTTGCAAGCGCAAGACCAACGGAGGTTGCCCTGTGTGCAAacagctgatcgcattgtgcTGCTACCATGCCAAGCACTGCCAGGAGAACAAGTGTCCCGTGCCATTCTGTCTCAATATCAAGCACAAGCTGCGACAGCAGCAGATGCAGCAacggctgcagcaggcgcagaTGATGCGCCGACGTATGGCGCTCATGCAGGGCAGAGGAATGCCTCAGAGTCTGCCCTCCCCAACTACCTCAGCAGGTCCGGGGACACCCAATTCTCAGCAACTGCAGCAGCCTAATACACCCCAGGCCCCGCAGACTTTACCCAGCCAGccccagcagcagcagcagccgcCGCATCAGAACGTGGCTGGTATGGTGCAGGCATTCCCCAACCAGCCGCCTACGCCAGGGTCCCAGGGAAAACCAGGACCACAGTCCTCACCTCTGCCCCAGCAGCAATCTCCTCTACCCATGCCTCCGCAACAACAGCCACAGCCCTCTCCACAGCAACAGGCCGCAATGAAGGTTGCAAAGCAAATCCAGATGATGACCAAAAACAAGCAGCTCCAACAGCCGCAGCAGCCAGACTATAGAATGAATATGAACGGGATGCCAATGAATCAACAACCCCGCATGATGCCTAACATGCAGATGATGGGCCCACGTGGTCCTCAGATGGTTCAAAACATGCAGCCTGGCCAGTGGGCACCAGGGATGCCAGTGCCCATGCAGAATCCACAGGCACCTCCACCGCAGCAAGTTCCCCCTCAGCAGATGGCTATGGCCCAACAGCAGCAGCCTCAGGTTACGCAGACGCCCCAACAGGCCCAGCTTATGCAGCGTGCAATGATGCAGCAGCCGCAGCGGCAGATGCAAGGTGTCATGCCTCCTCAGCAAGCGCCACCACAGGCCCCTCAGCAACAGGGCATGCAGCAAAGAGGACTGACCAGCAGTATTGCCCCAGGAGCATTGCAGGACCTGCTACGTACTTTGAAGTCACCGAGTTCCCCACAACAGCAACAGCAAGTCCTCAATATCCTCAAGTCAAACCCCCATCTCATGGCTGCATTCATCAAACAGCGGACTGCAAAATACCAGTCTAGCCAGCCACAGCAAGCGCAGCAACAGCAGCAGAATCCACAGGCAATGCTCGCAGGTCAGCCAGGAATGCCGAACATGGCTGCCATGCAGGCCGGCGGCGTGCCGAGACCCGTCATGCCCCCTCAGCAACCTCAACAGGCCGCCACCCAGGCCatggccggcctcggaccccagGCACAAATGATGAATGCCGCAAACGGAAACCAACAGATGTTCCGTCGCCAGGTCATGCGTCAGATGCCTCCCGGACCGCAGAGATTCCCTCAACCAGGCCCGGCTAGTTACTCTCAAATCCGGATGCAGCAACAGATGAACATGCAGGGAGGTGCCGGGCCTATGGGTCAGATGCCACCCATGGCTCAAATGGGCCAGTCCGGCATGAGCATAGAAGCCCAGCAAAATTTGCTGCATCAGCGCTTGGTGCAGCAGCAACAACTgcagcagcagcaacaacagcagcagcagcagcagatGATGAAGCAGCAGATGGGTTCGCCAGCACAGGCAACTTCCATGAGCCCTCAACCCCACATGCTTGCTGGGCAGCAGCAGGCCATGGCCAACACGTTGGGCAACCAAGTGAGGTCCCCTGCCCCGTCGCCCCGTCCCCCCTCCCAACAGCAACCACATTCCAGTCCGTCCCCACGCATGCAGCCCCAGCCCTCGCCGCAGCACGCCGCTTTGCACTCCAACTCCTCTCATCCTAGCCTGGCGGGGCCCATGCCCGGTCCCATGGACCAGGCTCACTTGTGCACACCCGAACAGAGCGCAATGCTTCCTCAGCTGAACGCGTCGAACAGTGGAGGGTTGACCAACGACTTGAGTATGGTCGGGGACACCACGGGAGACATGTTAGAGAATTTTGTAAAGAATTTGTAG